A single Struthio camelus isolate bStrCam1 chromosome 6, bStrCam1.hap1, whole genome shotgun sequence DNA region contains:
- the INHBB gene encoding inhibin beta B chain gives MDGAARRGVLAALLACGLLLLLLGAEATPTPPAPAGGSPQDTCTSCGFRRPEEPGKVDGDFLEAVKRHILSRLQMRDRPNITHAVPKAAMVTALRKLHAGKVREDGRVEIPSLDGQASAGPPAHDPVSEIISFAETDDLASSRVRLYFFISNEGNQNLFVVQASLWLYLKLLPYVLEKGSRRKVRVKVYFQDPDTSNKWNVVEKKVDLKRSGWHTFPMTEAIQALFEKGERRLNLDVQCEGCEEYSVLPIYVDPGEESHRPFLVVQARLADNKHRIRKRGLECDGRTNLCCRQQFYIDFRLIGWNDWIIAPSGYYGNYCEGSCPAYLAGVPGSASSFHTAVVNQYRMRGLNPGTVNSCCIPTKLSTMSMLYFDDEYNIVKRDVPNMIVEECGCA, from the exons ATGGACGGGGCGGCTCGCCGGGGGGTGCTGGCCGCGCTGCTGGCCtgcgggctgctgctgctgctgctgggcgccGAGGCCACCCcgaccccgccggcccccgccggcggctcgcCGCAGGACACATGCACCTCCTGCGGCTTCCGGCGGCCCGAGGAGCCGGGCAAGGTGGACGGGGATTTCCTGGAGGCGGTGAAGAGGCACATCCTGAGCCGGCTGCAGATGCGGGACCGGCCCAACATCACGCACGCCGTGCCCAAGGCGGCCATGGTCACGGCGCTGCGCAAGCTGCACGCCGGCAAGGTGCGGGAGGACGGCCGCGTGGAGATCCCCAGCCTGGACGGGCAGGCGagcgccgggcccccggcccaCGACCCCGTCTCCGAGATCATCAGCTTCGCCGAGACAG ACGATCTGGCCTCATCTAGAGTCCGCCTCTATTTCTTCATCTCGAATGAAGGGAACCAGAACTTGTTTGTCGTTCAAGCCAGCCTGTGGCTTTACTTGAAGCTGCTTCCATATGTCTTAGAGAAAGGCAGCAGGCGAAAAGTAAGAGTCAAAGTCTATTTCCAAGACCCGGACACTAGCAACAAGTGGAATGTGGTTGAAAAGAAAGTTGATCTCAAAAGAAGTGGTTGGCACACTTTTCCCATGACAGAGGCGATCCAGGCTCTGtttgagaaaggagaaaggagactGAACTTGGATGTTCAATGTGAGGGCTGTGAAGAGTATTCAGTGCTGCCAATTTATGTGGACCCCGGGGAGGAATCCCACCGGCCTTTTTTAGTGGTGCAAGCCCGTTTAGCTGATAACAAACACAGGATCCGGAAAAGAGGTCTGGAGTGTGATGGCAGGACCAATCTATGTTGCAGGCAACAGTTTTACATTGACTTTAGACTCATTGGGTGGAATGACTGGATCATAGCACCATCAGGTTACTATGGGAATTACTGTGAAGGGAGCTGCCCGGCCTACTTGGCCGGAGTCCCAGGGTCAGCTTCCTCTTTTCACACCGCGGTAGTGAATCAGTACCGAATGCGGGGGCTGAACCCGGGCACCGTGAACTCCTGTTGCATTCCAACCAAACTTAGCACAATGTCAATGCTGTACTTTGATGATGAATACAACATTGTGAAAAGGGACGTTCCCAATATGATTGTGGAAGAATGTGGTTGTGCTTGA